In Spirochaeta thermophila DSM 6578, the DNA window AGGGGAAAGGCTTGTGGAAAACGTGTGAATATTGTGGAAAACCTCTGAATTTCCGGATGAATTCCAGGGGTGTTTCCTCTTGAGAATCCTGGGGAGATCCTCACTAACCCCTTTCAGTGTATAGGGAACTGTTTCATTGTCACATCATCTTCCGTACACCGGCAGGCTGTGGAGGACACGGCGGAGAGAGGGAGCGTGAGAGGGCTGAGGGTTCGAGTAACCTTTTTTGCACACCTTTTCGTCGAAAAAAGTTTACTTTGTTGAAAAACTGTTCATTTACAACCGGGAGTCGAGGGGCCATCATAATGCTGATCACAAACGACCGGAGGTGTGGATGATTGAGATCAGATCTGTGGGGGAGGAGGCGGGATCCATCTCCCCGTCCGGATCCCCCTCGAGGGGGTCGGCCTCGTTCCTGACGACGCTCAAGAAGAACAGGCAGTTCCTCGTCATGCTCATTCCCGTGACCGTCTATCTTCTCATCTTCAATTATGCACCCATGGCGGGGCTCATCTTGGCGTTCAAGCGCTACATTCCGGCGCTCGGTTTCTGGAAGAGTCCCTGGGCGGGGCTTTCCAACTTCAAGTTCCTCTTCGTTTCAGGGGCCTTCGGAAGGATCCTCTTCAACACGGTGTTCTACAACGTGATCTTCCTGATCACGTGTCAGGCCCTGGGGATGATGGTGGCCATTCTCATCTCGGAGCTCCGCTTGAAGAAGCTCAACAACCTGCTCCATTCGCTCACCTTCTTTCCTTATTTTGTCTCATACGTGGTGGTGGGGGCCATCGTGTACAACATCTTCAGCTACGAGTTCGGGGTGTTCAACAACCTTCTGGAAGCCTGGGGAGCCGAGCCCGTGAACGTGTACCAGATGCCGAACGTGTGGGTCTTTATCCTCACCTTCCTCAACTCGTGGAAGTGGGTGGGGTACACGAGCATCATCTACTATACCACCATCGTGGGGATCGACCCCGAACTCTACGAAGCGGCCGAGATCGATGGGGCTTCCACCCTCGCGAGGATATGGCACATCACCGTGCCGTACCTGAAGGTCACGCTCCTCACCATCGTCCTCTTCCAGTTGGGGAGTATTTTCAAAGGGCAGTTCGATCTCTTCTACAACGTGATAGGGAACAACGGTCAGCTTTTCGAGGCGACCGACGTGGTGGACACCTATGTCTTCAGGATGCTCATCACCAACTTCGATGTGGGGCTGGGGACCGCGGCGGGGCTGTTCCAGTCGTTTTTCGGTTTCCTGCTCATGATGATCGTGAACGGGGTGGTAAAGAAGGTCCGCCCCCAGTACGCACTCTTCTAGGAGGATCTCATGCGGTTCGGAAGACCTATGTCCAGGGAAGGGCTTGTGTTCCAGTTCGTAGGATACGGCCTGCTGATCGTGGTGGTGATTCTGTGCGTGGCACCGCTTCTCCTCGTGGTGTCGGGATCGCTCTCTTCCGAGGAGTCCATCTATCAGCATGGGTTCTGGTTCATCCCGCGGGAGTTCTCGTTCGATGCGTACCGCATCCTGTTCAAGGCGCCCAAGGATGTGCTTCAGGCCCTGTGGATAAGTGTATTGGTGGCTGCAACGGGGACGATCACGAGTGTGTTCGTGGCGTGCATGGTGGCGTACGTGCTCATACAGCCGGAGTTCGCCTACAAGCGGTTCTTCTCGATCTTCATCTACTTCACGGCGATCTTCTCGGGCGGGCTCATCCCCACCTACATCCTCATGGTGCGGTACCTCCACCTGAAGAACACCCTCCTTGCCCTCATCCTTCCTCAATGGATCACGGCCTGGAATCTCTTCCTGCTCAGGAACTTCTTCACCGAGATACCCTATTCGGTGGTGGAGTCGGCGAGGATCGATGGGGCGAAGGAGTTCACGATCATGACGAGGCTGGTGATTCCCATGGCCATGCCGGGCATCACCACCATCGCACTCTTCCAGATTCTCTACTACTGGAACGACTGGGTGCAGGCCATGCTCTATATCACGGACAAGGCACTGTATCCCTTCCAGTACTATCTCTACACCATGCTCCACAACTTCCTCTCGGTGCAGAATGCCATTGCGAATGCGGGGATCGTGCTCCCCTCGGTGCCCACCGAGAGTTTCAAGATGGCGATGACCGTGATCGCGATTCTTCCGATCGCGATCATCTTCCCCTTCATCAAGCGGTTCTTCGTCACCGGCTTGAGCAAGGGGGCGATCAAGGGATGAATCCGGGTGTTACCCGGTGGAAGATATACTATACTGGTAAGGAGTGACGTATGAGGAATGTCGTAAAGGGCGTATGGCTCGGCCTCCTCATGGTGCTGCTCTCCTTCGGGCTCTGGGCGACCGGGGCTCAGGAGGGGGAAACCGCCGGCGGGACGCAGGAACTCAAGCCTGTCGAGCTGGTGATGTGGCTCGTGGGCGACTCGGTGCCCGACTATGAGCTCATGCTCCAGGAGCTCAACAAGCTCACCAAGGAGGAGCTCAACGCCACCATCAAGGTGAACTTCACCACCTG includes these proteins:
- a CDS encoding carbohydrate ABC transporter permease, which encodes MRFGRPMSREGLVFQFVGYGLLIVVVILCVAPLLLVVSGSLSSEESIYQHGFWFIPREFSFDAYRILFKAPKDVLQALWISVLVAATGTITSVFVACMVAYVLIQPEFAYKRFFSIFIYFTAIFSGGLIPTYILMVRYLHLKNTLLALILPQWITAWNLFLLRNFFTEIPYSVVESARIDGAKEFTIMTRLVIPMAMPGITTIALFQILYYWNDWVQAMLYITDKALYPFQYYLYTMLHNFLSVQNAIANAGIVLPSVPTESFKMAMTVIAILPIAIIFPFIKRFFVTGLSKGAIKG
- a CDS encoding ABC transporter permease; translation: MIEIRSVGEEAGSISPSGSPSRGSASFLTTLKKNRQFLVMLIPVTVYLLIFNYAPMAGLILAFKRYIPALGFWKSPWAGLSNFKFLFVSGAFGRILFNTVFYNVIFLITCQALGMMVAILISELRLKKLNNLLHSLTFFPYFVSYVVVGAIVYNIFSYEFGVFNNLLEAWGAEPVNVYQMPNVWVFILTFLNSWKWVGYTSIIYYTTIVGIDPELYEAAEIDGASTLARIWHITVPYLKVTLLTIVLFQLGSIFKGQFDLFYNVIGNNGQLFEATDVVDTYVFRMLITNFDVGLGTAAGLFQSFFGFLLMMIVNGVVKKVRPQYALF